The following are encoded together in the Daucus carota subsp. sativus chromosome 5, DH1 v3.0, whole genome shotgun sequence genome:
- the LOC108222817 gene encoding beta-fructofuranosidase, soluble isoenzyme I isoform X1 produces MDTYHFLPSRDLEHASSYTPLPDSPETRHEPDPDRSKTNRRPIKIVSSVLLATLIFSFVIFLLVNPNVQQVVRKKVSKNSNGEDHNKASKSPEMLGPPSRGVSQGVSEKSFRQATAEPSYPWTNDMLSWQRTSFHFQPQENWMNDPNGPLFHMGWYHLFYQYNPDSAIWGNITWGHAISRDLINWLHLPFAMQPDQWYDINGVWTGSATILPDGKIVMLYTGDTDDLVQVQNLAYPANLSDPLLLDWIKYPDNPVMFPPPGIGSTDFRDPTTAWIGPDGKWRITIGSKVNKTGISLMYKTTDFITYELLDNLLHAVPGTGMWECVDFYPVSVTGSNGLDTSVNGPGVKHVLKSSLDDDRHDYYALGTYDPINDKWTPDNPELDVGIGLRLDYGKYYASKTFYDQDKERRLLWGWIGESDNESTDLLKGWASVQSIPRTVVFDKKTGTNILQWPVKEVESLRSRSYEINDVELKPGSLVPLKISSAAQLDIVASFEVDEEAFKGTYEADASYNCTASEGAAGRGILGPFGILVLADDPLSELTPVYFYIAKGVDGNAKTYFCADQSRSSTASDVDKEVYGSDVPVLPGESLSMRLLVDHSIVESFAQGGRTVITSRVYPTRAIYSAARVFLFNNATGVSVTASVKAWQMASATLKPFPFDQL; encoded by the exons ATGGATACCTACCATTTTCTCCCCTCTCGTGATCTCGAACATGCAAGCTCTTATACTCCACTTCCCGATAGTCCtgaaacccgacacgaacccgatCCAGATCGTTCGAAAACTAACCGACGTCCGATCAAGATCGTGTCTAGTGTTCTCCTCGCCACGCTCATTTTTTCGtttgttatatttttgttagtcaACCCTAATGTGCAACAAGTTGTACGTAAAAAAGTGTCTAAAAATAGTAATGGCGAAGATCACAACAAGGCATCGAAATCTCCGGAGATGTTGGGCCCACCGTCACGAGGAGTGTCACAAGGGGTGTCGGAGAAGAGTTTCCGGCAGGCCACGGCGGAGCCGTCGTACCCGTGGACGAATGATATGCTGTCTTGGCAAAGAACTTCTTTCCACTTTCAACCTCAAGAAAATTGGATGAATG ATCCTAATG GTCCCTTATTCCACATGGGATGGTATCATCTATTTTACCAGTACAATCCAGACTCTGCAATCTGGGGAAATATTACATGGGGCCATGCAATCTCAAGGGACCTTATCAATTGGCTCCACTTACCCTTTGCAATGCAGCCAGATCAATGGTATGATATCAATGGTGTCTGGACAGGCTCCGCTACAATTCTCCCTGATGGCAAGATCGTAATGCTATACACAGGAGACACAGATGATCTTGTGCAG GTTCAAAATTTGGCATATCCTGCCAACCTGTCGGATCCCCTCCTGCTTGACTGGATAAAATATCCGGATAATCCGGTCATGTTCCCTCCACCAGGCATTGGTAGTACAGACTTCAGAGACCCGACTACAGCCTGGATTGGCCCGGATGGAAAATGGCGGATCACAATCGGATCAAAAGTGAACAAAACAGGCATTTCACTTATGTATAAGACAACAGATTTTATAACCTATGAGTTATTAGACAATTTGTTGCATGCAGTTCCAGGTACGGGTATGTGGGAGTGTGTAGATTTTTACCCGGTATCAGTCACCGGTTCAAATGGGTTGGACACATCTGTCAATGGACCAGGAGTTAAGCATGTGTTGAAATCGAGTTTAGATGATGACAGGCATGATTACTATGCATTGGGTACTTATGACCCGATAAATGATAAGTGGACACCCGATAACCCGGAGTTGGATGTGGGCATTGGGTTGAGATTGGATTATGGCAAATATTATGCATCAAAAACATTTTATGATcaagataaagaaagaagacTACTTTGGGGTTGGATTGGTGAAAGCGACAATGAAAGTACTGATCTTCTCAAGGGTTGGGCTTCTGTTCAG AGCATTCCAAGAACAGtggtttttgacaaaaaaactgGAACTAATATACTTCAGTGGCCAGTCAAGGAAGTTGAAAGCTTGAGATCGAGAAGTTATGAAATTAATGATGTGGAGCTTAAACCAGGATCACTTGTGCCGCTCAAGATAAGCTCAGCAGCACAG TTAGATATAGTCGCAAGTTTTGAAGTTGATGAAGAGGCATTTAAAGGAACATATGAAGCAGATGCGAGTTACAATTGCACTGCCAGTGAGGGTGCTGCTGGTAGAGGCATTTTAGGACCATTTGGAATTCTGGTTCTTGCTGATGATCCACTCTCCGAATTAACTCCGGTTTATTTTTACATTGCCAAAGGTGTTGATGGAAATGCAAAAACTTATTTCTGTGCTGATCAATCAAG ATCATCAACTGCTTCTGATGTTGATAAAGAGGTTTATGGTAGTGATGTTCCCGTGCTCCCTGGTGAAAGCTTATCCATGAGATTATTG GTGGATCATTCCATTGTTGAAAGTTTTGCTCAAGGAGGTAGAACAGTTATAACGTCACGAGTTTATCCAACCAGAGCAATTTACAGTGCAGCAAGAGTGTTTTTGTTTAACAATGCCACAGGAGTGAGTGTCACAGCGTCAGTGAAGGCATGGCAAATGGCTTCAGCAACTCTCAAACCTTTCCCATTCGATCAGTTGTAA
- the LOC108223229 gene encoding E3 ubiquitin protein ligase RIN2 isoform X1: MGVSYVTISLFSTALSYAGLRYWTILSPEKLLLDGLISQSFVLSENVVEALESLLDSYTSIALVANFVFNIFVLAILSLKTIFFAELHSSESRKLVERLVNYVIYKGTFLPLVVPPTIYQGSLWTAWLVILCSLKMFQALARDRLDRLNASPSATPWTYFRVYSVLLLVFIVDLLWIRTCLMLYGTIVSSMFFLLFYEPLSILFETLQAIVVHGFQLLDIWLHNSAKDSTSQGKSNIFDISAGSLNEWKGILVRNLGFVLDMMTLLMALGHYVHIWWLHGMAFHLVDAVLFLNIRALLSAIVKRNKGFIKLTIALSTLHGALPDATHEELQAYDDECAICREPMAKAKKLSCHHLFHLACLRSWLDQGLNNNYLCPTCRKPLFVGRPEDDVNPRAREVSSDEQLARQLSSRLDRLPPAPNLPAGVSPDQTVNPLDGGDWRGGGTDSAWLGFDGAGPSTTMRSVGLGRVQMMMRHLAAVGETYAQTALEDNAWNLWSASSSQASTSSSTVTSPGSVRYSGNAGGVHVRTSRAANENLASILAMAETVREVLPHVPDELIFQDLQRTNSVTVTVNNLLRA, translated from the exons ATGGGTGTGAGCTACGTAACAATTTCATTATTCTCTACTGCGTTGAGCTACGCGGGCCTTCGTTACTGGACGATACTGTCACCTGAAAAACTTTTACTGGATGGCTTGATTAGTCAAAGTTTTGTTCTCTCTGAAAATGTTGTTGAAGCTCTGGAGTCCCTTTTGGATTCTTACACATCAATTGCATTGGTAgcaaattttgtatttaacatATTTGTTCTGGCCATTCTGTCTCTCAAG ACTATATTCTTTGCTGAGTTGCACTCTTCTGAAAGTCGGAAACTGGTTGAGCGGCTCGTTAATTATGTCATATATAAG GGAACCTTTCTTCCACTGGTAGTCCCGCCAACAATATACCAGGGGAGCTTATGGACTGCATGGCTGGTCATTCTGTGCTCCTTAAAG ATGTTCCAAGCTCTTGCTAGAGATCGACTTGATCGCTTGAATGCTTCTCCTTCTGCTACTCCGTGGACATACTTCCGTGTGTATTCTGTTCTGTTGCTAGTCTTCATCGTTGACTTGCTCTG GATAAGGACTTGCCTGATGCTTTATGGAACAATAGTGTCATCTATGTTCTTCTTATTGTTCTATGAGCCCCTAAGTATACTTTTCGAGACACTACAG GCTATTGTAGTTCATGGATTCCAGTTACTTGATATATGGCTCCATAACTCTGCTAAAGATAGCACATCCCAGGGTAAATCGAACATTTTTGATATATCAGCAG GGTCATTAAACGAATGGAAAGGCATTCTTGTGAGAAATTTGGGCTTTGTACTAGACATGATGACACTGCTGATGGCTCTTGGTCATTACGTGCATATATGGTGGCTTCACGGGATGGCCTTTCATCTTGTAGATGCAGTCCTGTTCCTAAATATACGG GCATTGTTAAGTGCTATTGTGAAACGTAATAAAGGATTTATCAAGTTGACGATAGCTTTAAGCACTCTTCATGGGGCACTTCCTGATGCAACACATGAAGAGCTACAAGCCTATGATGATGAATGTGCTATCTGCAGg gAACCTATGGCCAAAGCCAAGAAGCTTTCTTGCCATCATCTTTTTCATCTTGCTTGCTTGAGATCTTG GTTGGATCAAGGTTTGAATAATAATTACTTGTGCCCTACTTGTCGGAAGCCTCTTTTTGTGGGAAGACCAGAAGACGATGTAAATCCTCGTGCTAGAGAAGTTTCAAGTGATGAACAACTTGCCCGGCAACTAAGTTCGAGGCTTGATAGACTTCCTCCTGCTCCTAACTTGCCTGCAGGGGTTTCACCTGACCAAACAGTGAATCCTTTGGATGGTGGTGATTGGAG GGGTGGAGGAACGGATTCTGCTTGGCTGGGTTTTGATGGAGCGGGCCCATCTACAACTATGAGGTCAGTTGGGTTGGGAAgagttcagatgatgatgagacATCTTGCAGCTGTAGGGGAAACTTATGCTCAGACTGCCCTGGAAGACAATGCTTGGAACCTTTGGTCTGCAAGTTCCTCCCAAGCTAGTACATCTAGTTCAACAGTTACTTCTCCTGGCAGTGTAAGATATAGTGGAAATGCAGGTGGAGTACATGTGCGAACTTCTCGTGCTGCTAATGAGAACCTAGCAAGCATACTTGCCATGGCTGAAACAGTACGAGAGGTCTTGCCCCATGTCCCGGATGAATTAATATTCCAG GATTTGCAACGAACGAATTCTGTGACGGTAACTGTGAATAATCTTCTTCGAGCATGA
- the LOC108219767 gene encoding putative glycerol-3-phosphate transporter 1 gives MGSIMDSAEVKRCGKPPGIRFLEYTKKSNLSFKTHQAIVLIVTFLAYTSYHATRKTTSIVKSALDPQSPDLSLTSFFKRAEANNLTASSKQSWVLGGGWAPFDGQDGTALLGQLDVAFLFVYAMGMFFSGHMGDRMDLRIFLTIGMVGTGVFTALYGVGYWANIHVFYYFLVVQMLAGLFQSTGWPSVVAVVGNWFGKKKRGLIMGIWNAHTSLGNITGSLVASTLLKYGWGWSMVVPGIMIIFFGLVLFLFLPVSPGAVGCDNSEDDLYVPQKAGEGVREPLLSSDTDGDKSAVGFIEAWKIPGVAPFALCLFFAKLVAYTFLYWLPFYVSHTAIAGEYLSNEAAGNLSTLFDVGGVVGGILAGHVSDRLDARAITAASFMYCAIPALYLYRNYGHVSMTVNIILMLITGVFVNGPYALITTAVSADLGTHSSLRGNARALATVTAIIDGTGSIGAAIGPLLTGYISTNSWSAVFTMLMTAALVSGLFLTRLVVAEVGAKIHQSRRVIPTSRTPAALEV, from the exons ATGGGTTCTATAATGGATTCTGCTGAAGTGAAAAGGTGTGGGAAGCCTCCGGGAATCCGGTTCTTGGAATACACTAAGAAATCGAATCTGTCTTTCAAAACTCACCAAGCAATTGTCTTAATTGTGACATTTTTGGCGTACACAAGCTATCATGCTACTAGGAAAACCACCAGCATTGTGAAAAGTGCACTCGATCCTCAATCTCCGGACTTGAGCTTAACATCCTTCTTTAAAAGAGCTGAAGCTAATAATTTGACTGCTAGTAGTAAGCAATCGTGGGTGTTAGGAGGTGGCTGGGCACCCTTTGATGGGCAAGATGGAACTGCTTTGCTCGGTCAGCTTGATGTGGCTTTCCTTTTTGTATATGCCATGGGGATGTTTTTCTCGGGGCATATGGGTGATAGAATGGATCTGAGGATTTTTCTGACAATCGGAATGGTGGGAACTGGTGTGTTTACAGCACTATATGGAGTGGGATACTGGGCGAATATCCATGTGTTTTATTACTTCCTGGTTGTTCAAATGCTGGCTGGTTTGTTCCAATCAACTGGATGGCCTTCAGTAGTTGCGGTTGTTGGAAACTGGTTTGGAAAGAAAAAGAGAGGACTTATAATGGGAATTTGGAATGCTCATACATCGCTTGGGAACATTACCGGATCATTAGTTGCTTCGACCTTGTTAAAGTATGGTTGGGGATGGTCTATGGTTGTCCCTGGTATAATGATTATTTTCTTTGGATTAGTCCTGTTTTTGTTCTTGCCGGTTAGCCCTGGGGCTGTTGGGTGTGATAACTCTGAAGATGATTTATATGTTCCACAAAAGGCAGGAGAGGGAGTGAGAGAACCTTTGTTGAGCTCAGATACAGATGGGGATAAATCAGCTGTGGGGTTTATAGAAGCATGGAAAATTCCTGGGGTTGCTCCTTTTGCCCTCTGCCTCTTTTTCGCGAAATTGGTTGCTTACACATTTCTCTACTGGCTCCCATTTTACGTTAGTCACACAG CTATAGCTGGCGAGTACTTGTCAAATGAAGCTGCTGGAAATCTATCCACATTATTCGATGTTGGAGGTGTAGTTGGTGGAATTTTGGCTGGTCACGTTTCTGATCGCCTTGATGCCAGAGCCATAACTGCTGCAAGTTTTATGTACTGTGCTATCCCTGCCCTCTACCTATACAGAAACTACGGACATGTTTCGATGACTGTCAACATAATTCTCATGTTGATCACTGGTGTGTTCGTAAATGGGCCTTATGCTCTAATAACTACAGCCGTGTCAGCTGATTTAGGGACACACAGCTCCTTGAGAGGCAATGCAAGAGCACTCGCGACTGTCACAGCAATCATCGATGGAACTGGCTCGATAGGGGCTGCAATTGGACCATTGCTGACTGGTTATATCTCTACTAACAGCTGGAGTGCAGTTTTTACAATGCTCATGACAGCGGCTCTAGTATCTGGTTTGTTTCTGACCAGGCTTGTCGTAGCGGAAGTGGGAGCTAAGATTCACCAATCAAGAAGAGTCATCCCTACTTCGAGGACTCCTGCAGCCCTTGAAGTGTAA
- the LOC108222191 gene encoding uncharacterized protein LOC108222191, which yields MYSVASLLIFIFLCMHACIARHLPLFDKDFPQQIFPAKMAKVVNFKMNQDEDTNANKSLVEKSVHNADEDSADIPDAAKETDTSQQEKTHEDHRGSEIDVSLSEKRIDESMSSPNRIDQPTSQNAKQLLAEGSKSRRPYEEEEALNEGVEERLVVLEKDYSPPQRKTPIHNK from the exons ATGTACTCTGTTGcatctcttctcatctttatcTTCCTCTGCATGCATGCCTGTATCGCTCGCCATCTTCCGCTTTTCGATAAGGATTTCCCCCAACAAATTTTTCCAGCCAAG ATGGCTAAGGTTGTCAACTTTAAGATGAATCAAGACGAAGATACAAATGCAAACAAGAGCCTGGTTGAGAAAAGTGTTCATAATGCCGACGAGGACAGTGCAGACATTCCAGACGCAGCAAAGGAAACTGATACTTCTCAGCAGGAAAAAACTCATGAAGATCACAGAG GGAGTGAGATTGATGTGTCACTGTCCGAAAAAAGGATTGATGAGTCAATGTCATCCCCCAACAGGATTGATCAGCCAACCTCTCAAAATGCAAAACAACTTCTGGCAGAG GGCTCAAAATCGCGAAGACCATACGAGGAAGAGGAGGCTCTAAATGAGGGAGTGGAGGAAAGGCTTGTGGTTCTGGAGAAGGATTATAGCCCACCACAGCGGAAAACACCAATTCACAACAAATAA
- the LOC108223229 gene encoding E3 ubiquitin protein ligase RIN2 isoform X2 encodes MGVSYVTISLFSTALSYAGLRYWTILSPEKLLLDGLISQSFVLSENVVEALESLLDSYTSIALVANFVFNIFVLAILSLKTIFFAELHSSESRKLVERLVNYVIYKGTFLPLVVPPTIYQGSLWTAWLVILCSLKMFQALARDRLDRLNASPSATPWTYFRVYSVLLLVFIVDLLWIRTCLMLYGTIVSSMFFLLFYEPLSILFETLQAIVVHGFQLLDIWLHNSAKDSTSQGSLNEWKGILVRNLGFVLDMMTLLMALGHYVHIWWLHGMAFHLVDAVLFLNIRALLSAIVKRNKGFIKLTIALSTLHGALPDATHEELQAYDDECAICREPMAKAKKLSCHHLFHLACLRSWLDQGLNNNYLCPTCRKPLFVGRPEDDVNPRAREVSSDEQLARQLSSRLDRLPPAPNLPAGVSPDQTVNPLDGGDWRGGGTDSAWLGFDGAGPSTTMRSVGLGRVQMMMRHLAAVGETYAQTALEDNAWNLWSASSSQASTSSSTVTSPGSVRYSGNAGGVHVRTSRAANENLASILAMAETVREVLPHVPDELIFQDLQRTNSVTVTVNNLLRA; translated from the exons ATGGGTGTGAGCTACGTAACAATTTCATTATTCTCTACTGCGTTGAGCTACGCGGGCCTTCGTTACTGGACGATACTGTCACCTGAAAAACTTTTACTGGATGGCTTGATTAGTCAAAGTTTTGTTCTCTCTGAAAATGTTGTTGAAGCTCTGGAGTCCCTTTTGGATTCTTACACATCAATTGCATTGGTAgcaaattttgtatttaacatATTTGTTCTGGCCATTCTGTCTCTCAAG ACTATATTCTTTGCTGAGTTGCACTCTTCTGAAAGTCGGAAACTGGTTGAGCGGCTCGTTAATTATGTCATATATAAG GGAACCTTTCTTCCACTGGTAGTCCCGCCAACAATATACCAGGGGAGCTTATGGACTGCATGGCTGGTCATTCTGTGCTCCTTAAAG ATGTTCCAAGCTCTTGCTAGAGATCGACTTGATCGCTTGAATGCTTCTCCTTCTGCTACTCCGTGGACATACTTCCGTGTGTATTCTGTTCTGTTGCTAGTCTTCATCGTTGACTTGCTCTG GATAAGGACTTGCCTGATGCTTTATGGAACAATAGTGTCATCTATGTTCTTCTTATTGTTCTATGAGCCCCTAAGTATACTTTTCGAGACACTACAG GCTATTGTAGTTCATGGATTCCAGTTACTTGATATATGGCTCCATAACTCTGCTAAAGATAGCACATCCCAGG GGTCATTAAACGAATGGAAAGGCATTCTTGTGAGAAATTTGGGCTTTGTACTAGACATGATGACACTGCTGATGGCTCTTGGTCATTACGTGCATATATGGTGGCTTCACGGGATGGCCTTTCATCTTGTAGATGCAGTCCTGTTCCTAAATATACGG GCATTGTTAAGTGCTATTGTGAAACGTAATAAAGGATTTATCAAGTTGACGATAGCTTTAAGCACTCTTCATGGGGCACTTCCTGATGCAACACATGAAGAGCTACAAGCCTATGATGATGAATGTGCTATCTGCAGg gAACCTATGGCCAAAGCCAAGAAGCTTTCTTGCCATCATCTTTTTCATCTTGCTTGCTTGAGATCTTG GTTGGATCAAGGTTTGAATAATAATTACTTGTGCCCTACTTGTCGGAAGCCTCTTTTTGTGGGAAGACCAGAAGACGATGTAAATCCTCGTGCTAGAGAAGTTTCAAGTGATGAACAACTTGCCCGGCAACTAAGTTCGAGGCTTGATAGACTTCCTCCTGCTCCTAACTTGCCTGCAGGGGTTTCACCTGACCAAACAGTGAATCCTTTGGATGGTGGTGATTGGAG GGGTGGAGGAACGGATTCTGCTTGGCTGGGTTTTGATGGAGCGGGCCCATCTACAACTATGAGGTCAGTTGGGTTGGGAAgagttcagatgatgatgagacATCTTGCAGCTGTAGGGGAAACTTATGCTCAGACTGCCCTGGAAGACAATGCTTGGAACCTTTGGTCTGCAAGTTCCTCCCAAGCTAGTACATCTAGTTCAACAGTTACTTCTCCTGGCAGTGTAAGATATAGTGGAAATGCAGGTGGAGTACATGTGCGAACTTCTCGTGCTGCTAATGAGAACCTAGCAAGCATACTTGCCATGGCTGAAACAGTACGAGAGGTCTTGCCCCATGTCCCGGATGAATTAATATTCCAG GATTTGCAACGAACGAATTCTGTGACGGTAACTGTGAATAATCTTCTTCGAGCATGA
- the LOC108222817 gene encoding beta-fructofuranosidase, soluble isoenzyme I isoform X2: MDTYHFLPSRDLEHASSYTPLPDSPETRHEPDPDRSKTNRRPIKIVSSVLLATLIFSFVIFLLVNPNVQQVVRKKVSKNSNGEDHNKASKSPEMLGPPSRGVSQGVSEKSFRQATAEPSYPWTNDMLSWQRTSFHFQPQENWMNGPLFHMGWYHLFYQYNPDSAIWGNITWGHAISRDLINWLHLPFAMQPDQWYDINGVWTGSATILPDGKIVMLYTGDTDDLVQVQNLAYPANLSDPLLLDWIKYPDNPVMFPPPGIGSTDFRDPTTAWIGPDGKWRITIGSKVNKTGISLMYKTTDFITYELLDNLLHAVPGTGMWECVDFYPVSVTGSNGLDTSVNGPGVKHVLKSSLDDDRHDYYALGTYDPINDKWTPDNPELDVGIGLRLDYGKYYASKTFYDQDKERRLLWGWIGESDNESTDLLKGWASVQSIPRTVVFDKKTGTNILQWPVKEVESLRSRSYEINDVELKPGSLVPLKISSAAQLDIVASFEVDEEAFKGTYEADASYNCTASEGAAGRGILGPFGILVLADDPLSELTPVYFYIAKGVDGNAKTYFCADQSRSSTASDVDKEVYGSDVPVLPGESLSMRLLVDHSIVESFAQGGRTVITSRVYPTRAIYSAARVFLFNNATGVSVTASVKAWQMASATLKPFPFDQL; this comes from the exons ATGGATACCTACCATTTTCTCCCCTCTCGTGATCTCGAACATGCAAGCTCTTATACTCCACTTCCCGATAGTCCtgaaacccgacacgaacccgatCCAGATCGTTCGAAAACTAACCGACGTCCGATCAAGATCGTGTCTAGTGTTCTCCTCGCCACGCTCATTTTTTCGtttgttatatttttgttagtcaACCCTAATGTGCAACAAGTTGTACGTAAAAAAGTGTCTAAAAATAGTAATGGCGAAGATCACAACAAGGCATCGAAATCTCCGGAGATGTTGGGCCCACCGTCACGAGGAGTGTCACAAGGGGTGTCGGAGAAGAGTTTCCGGCAGGCCACGGCGGAGCCGTCGTACCCGTGGACGAATGATATGCTGTCTTGGCAAAGAACTTCTTTCCACTTTCAACCTCAAGAAAATTGGATGAATG GTCCCTTATTCCACATGGGATGGTATCATCTATTTTACCAGTACAATCCAGACTCTGCAATCTGGGGAAATATTACATGGGGCCATGCAATCTCAAGGGACCTTATCAATTGGCTCCACTTACCCTTTGCAATGCAGCCAGATCAATGGTATGATATCAATGGTGTCTGGACAGGCTCCGCTACAATTCTCCCTGATGGCAAGATCGTAATGCTATACACAGGAGACACAGATGATCTTGTGCAG GTTCAAAATTTGGCATATCCTGCCAACCTGTCGGATCCCCTCCTGCTTGACTGGATAAAATATCCGGATAATCCGGTCATGTTCCCTCCACCAGGCATTGGTAGTACAGACTTCAGAGACCCGACTACAGCCTGGATTGGCCCGGATGGAAAATGGCGGATCACAATCGGATCAAAAGTGAACAAAACAGGCATTTCACTTATGTATAAGACAACAGATTTTATAACCTATGAGTTATTAGACAATTTGTTGCATGCAGTTCCAGGTACGGGTATGTGGGAGTGTGTAGATTTTTACCCGGTATCAGTCACCGGTTCAAATGGGTTGGACACATCTGTCAATGGACCAGGAGTTAAGCATGTGTTGAAATCGAGTTTAGATGATGACAGGCATGATTACTATGCATTGGGTACTTATGACCCGATAAATGATAAGTGGACACCCGATAACCCGGAGTTGGATGTGGGCATTGGGTTGAGATTGGATTATGGCAAATATTATGCATCAAAAACATTTTATGATcaagataaagaaagaagacTACTTTGGGGTTGGATTGGTGAAAGCGACAATGAAAGTACTGATCTTCTCAAGGGTTGGGCTTCTGTTCAG AGCATTCCAAGAACAGtggtttttgacaaaaaaactgGAACTAATATACTTCAGTGGCCAGTCAAGGAAGTTGAAAGCTTGAGATCGAGAAGTTATGAAATTAATGATGTGGAGCTTAAACCAGGATCACTTGTGCCGCTCAAGATAAGCTCAGCAGCACAG TTAGATATAGTCGCAAGTTTTGAAGTTGATGAAGAGGCATTTAAAGGAACATATGAAGCAGATGCGAGTTACAATTGCACTGCCAGTGAGGGTGCTGCTGGTAGAGGCATTTTAGGACCATTTGGAATTCTGGTTCTTGCTGATGATCCACTCTCCGAATTAACTCCGGTTTATTTTTACATTGCCAAAGGTGTTGATGGAAATGCAAAAACTTATTTCTGTGCTGATCAATCAAG ATCATCAACTGCTTCTGATGTTGATAAAGAGGTTTATGGTAGTGATGTTCCCGTGCTCCCTGGTGAAAGCTTATCCATGAGATTATTG GTGGATCATTCCATTGTTGAAAGTTTTGCTCAAGGAGGTAGAACAGTTATAACGTCACGAGTTTATCCAACCAGAGCAATTTACAGTGCAGCAAGAGTGTTTTTGTTTAACAATGCCACAGGAGTGAGTGTCACAGCGTCAGTGAAGGCATGGCAAATGGCTTCAGCAACTCTCAAACCTTTCCCATTCGATCAGTTGTAA